From a single Couchioplanes caeruleus genomic region:
- a CDS encoding DEDD exonuclease domain-containing protein: MVHPAYVQGTLDTLLSADGSVDPAALSLRDTTFVVLDLETTGGAPDGGGITEIGAVKVRGGEELGVFGTLVNPGERIPPFITVLTGITEAMLAPAPPIEVVLPSLLEFLRGAVLVAHNAPYDVGFLKAACARHGYQWPQVRVLDTAALARRALTRDEVPNRKLGTLAQFFRAAVQPTHRALDDAKATVDVLHGLIERLGSYKVHTLGDAVEFAKAVTPAQRRKRHLADDLPHAPGVYVFRAADDRPLYVGTSVDIATRVRSYFTASEKRARMSEMIAAATRVEAVECAHSLEAEVRELRLIAAHAPPYNRRSKYPERVVWLKLTTEAYPRLSVVRQLADDGAAYLGPFSSRRTAELAAAGVYDALPVRQCTHKLSPRTVTPACALAELGRCPAPCEHKISAEEYAARAALPFRTATHGDPEPLVEALLARIEGLSERQRYEEAAVIRSRLIALLRATVRMQRLGALTRLGELVAARRNDAYGWEIVVVRHGRLAAAATSPPRLHPRPTLDLARATAETVLPGPGPVPAASAEETERILAWLERPDTRLVETSGDWVSPARGAARFTRLLTRAEAAASRRDSSVRSSVTDRSDDARSLRL; the protein is encoded by the coding sequence GTGGTACATCCGGCATACGTGCAGGGCACTCTGGACACCCTCCTGAGCGCCGACGGCTCCGTCGATCCGGCGGCGCTGTCCCTGCGGGACACGACGTTCGTGGTCCTCGACCTGGAGACGACGGGCGGCGCCCCCGACGGCGGGGGCATCACCGAGATCGGGGCCGTCAAGGTGCGCGGCGGCGAGGAGCTCGGCGTCTTCGGCACCCTGGTCAACCCGGGTGAGCGCATCCCGCCGTTCATCACCGTGCTGACCGGCATCACCGAGGCGATGCTGGCCCCGGCGCCGCCGATCGAGGTCGTGCTGCCGAGCCTGCTGGAGTTCCTGCGCGGGGCGGTCCTGGTCGCCCACAACGCGCCGTACGACGTCGGTTTCCTCAAGGCGGCCTGTGCCCGGCACGGATACCAGTGGCCGCAGGTGCGGGTGCTGGACACCGCGGCGCTGGCCCGGCGGGCGCTGACCCGCGACGAGGTGCCCAACCGCAAGCTGGGCACGCTCGCGCAGTTCTTCCGGGCCGCCGTGCAGCCCACGCACCGGGCGCTCGACGACGCGAAGGCCACGGTCGACGTGCTGCACGGCCTGATCGAGCGGCTGGGCAGCTACAAGGTGCACACGCTGGGTGACGCGGTGGAGTTCGCCAAGGCGGTCACCCCGGCGCAGCGCCGCAAGCGGCATCTCGCCGACGACCTGCCGCACGCCCCGGGCGTCTACGTGTTCCGGGCCGCCGACGACCGGCCGCTCTACGTGGGCACGTCGGTCGACATCGCCACCCGGGTCCGCAGCTACTTCACCGCGAGCGAGAAGCGCGCCCGCATGTCCGAGATGATCGCCGCCGCCACCCGGGTGGAGGCCGTGGAGTGCGCCCATTCGCTGGAGGCGGAGGTGCGTGAGCTGCGGCTCATCGCTGCGCACGCGCCGCCGTACAACCGCCGGTCGAAGTATCCGGAGCGCGTCGTCTGGCTGAAACTGACCACGGAGGCATACCCGCGGCTCTCGGTGGTCCGCCAGCTCGCCGACGACGGCGCGGCCTATCTGGGGCCGTTCTCGTCGCGGCGCACCGCCGAGCTGGCCGCGGCGGGGGTCTACGACGCCCTGCCGGTGCGCCAGTGCACGCACAAGCTCTCCCCGCGCACGGTCACGCCGGCCTGCGCGCTGGCCGAGCTCGGGCGGTGCCCGGCACCCTGCGAGCACAAGATCTCCGCCGAGGAGTACGCGGCGAGAGCCGCGCTGCCCTTTCGCACGGCGACCCACGGCGACCCGGAGCCCCTGGTCGAGGCGCTTCTCGCGAGGATCGAGGGGCTGTCGGAGCGGCAGCGTTACGAGGAGGCGGCGGTCATCCGGTCGCGGCTCATCGCGCTGCTGCGCGCCACCGTCCGCATGCAGCGGCTGGGGGCGCTGACCCGGCTCGGCGAGCTGGTGGCGGCGCGGCGCAACGACGCGTACGGATGGGAGATCGTCGTGGTCCGGCACGGCCGCCTGGCGGCCGCGGCGACGTCACCGCCGCGCCTGCATCCCCGCCCGACCCTGGATCTCGCGCGGGCGACGGCCGAGACGGTCCTTCCGGGGCCGGGACCGGTCCCGGCGGCCTCGGCCGAGGAGACGGAGCGCATTCTCGCGTGGCTCGAGCGTCCGGACACCCGGCTGGTGGAAACTTCCGGGGACTGGGTGTCACCCGCGCGTGGCGCAGCGCGGTTCACTAGGCTTCTCACCAGGGCGGAGGCCGCCGCGTCGAGAAGAGACTCCTCCGTTCGCTCATCGGTAACTGACCGTTCGGACGACGCTCGCTCGCTTAGGCTGTAG
- a CDS encoding RelA/SpoT family protein produces the protein MDVDAGHGAALGRALPTAPLSQRLRSFLSFQGNDDDPVTTLTRTHRAIHPSADAGVLRRSYAVAENMHRGQFRKSGDPYITHPLAVAQICAELGMDTTTLVAALLHDTVEDTSYTLETLHGDFGPEVTHLVDGVTKFDKAFYGKAAEAETIRKMIIAAGKDVRVLIIKLADRLHNMRTLDARSPASRARIATATLDVLVPLCDRLGIQALKRDLDDVVLYHLEPDSYQRIDEHVRNRPGWDEYLAAVSGQARTALRRQRVSAEVRVRPRHYYSIWKDTVAGGHAVPFDLPRIAVIVDGPETDCYAALGAIHGQWRPVAGRFKDFIASPKNNLYRSLHTTVTGPDGRLVEVLIRTVSMHRCAEYGVATGYRYPKADTESLPGTDQLTWLKRVLDWEQDTTDAGQFLASLRCDLAEGQITVFAKGRMIELPAGSTPVDLAYELSPDKGDQTLAATINGRLAPLSSQLQDGDVVEIFTETDGQVEVEPGAAPRGPRKEWLGFVKSTQAQMQINRYFSEENAPGISIADKVRLGRATIGLTLRKHDRGLASEVPLRRLAEELGYPDLETMLVAVTERNLEPDQVVEQLIALVDHPD, from the coding sequence GTGGACGTCGACGCCGGCCACGGCGCCGCCCTTGGACGTGCCCTGCCGACCGCGCCCCTCTCCCAGCGGCTGCGGTCGTTCCTCAGCTTCCAGGGCAACGACGACGACCCGGTGACCACGCTGACCCGGACCCACCGCGCGATCCATCCCTCGGCCGACGCCGGCGTCCTGCGCCGCAGCTACGCCGTGGCGGAGAACATGCACCGCGGGCAGTTCCGCAAGAGCGGCGACCCGTACATCACCCATCCGCTCGCCGTCGCGCAGATCTGCGCCGAGCTGGGGATGGACACGACCACGCTGGTCGCGGCGCTGCTGCACGACACCGTGGAGGACACCAGCTACACGCTGGAGACGCTGCACGGCGACTTCGGCCCCGAGGTGACCCACCTGGTCGACGGCGTGACCAAGTTCGACAAGGCGTTCTACGGCAAGGCCGCGGAGGCGGAGACGATCCGCAAGATGATCATCGCGGCCGGCAAGGACGTCCGGGTGCTGATCATCAAGCTGGCCGACCGGCTGCACAACATGCGCACGCTCGACGCCCGCTCCCCCGCATCGCGCGCCCGCATCGCCACCGCCACGCTCGACGTGCTCGTGCCGCTCTGCGACCGGCTCGGCATCCAGGCCCTCAAACGCGACCTCGACGACGTGGTGCTCTACCACCTCGAGCCGGATTCGTACCAGCGCATCGACGAGCACGTGCGCAACCGTCCCGGCTGGGACGAATACCTCGCCGCCGTCTCCGGCCAGGCCCGCACGGCCCTGCGCCGGCAGCGGGTCAGCGCCGAGGTGCGGGTACGCCCCCGGCACTACTACTCGATCTGGAAGGACACGGTCGCGGGCGGCCACGCCGTACCGTTCGACCTGCCCCGCATCGCGGTGATCGTCGACGGCCCGGAGACCGACTGTTACGCCGCGCTCGGCGCGATCCACGGCCAGTGGCGGCCCGTCGCCGGCCGGTTCAAGGACTTCATCGCCTCGCCGAAGAACAACCTGTACCGCTCCCTGCACACCACGGTCACCGGCCCGGACGGGCGCCTGGTCGAGGTGCTGATCCGCACGGTGTCGATGCACCGCTGCGCGGAGTACGGCGTCGCCACCGGCTACCGCTACCCGAAGGCCGACACCGAGTCGCTGCCGGGCACCGACCAGCTCACCTGGCTGAAGCGGGTGCTCGACTGGGAGCAGGACACCACGGACGCCGGCCAGTTCCTCGCCTCGCTGCGGTGCGACCTCGCCGAGGGCCAGATCACCGTCTTCGCCAAGGGCCGCATGATCGAGCTGCCGGCCGGCTCGACCCCCGTGGACCTCGCGTACGAGTTGAGCCCCGACAAGGGCGACCAGACGCTCGCCGCGACCATCAACGGCCGGCTGGCGCCGCTGAGCTCGCAGCTCCAGGACGGCGACGTCGTGGAGATCTTCACCGAGACGGACGGCCAGGTCGAGGTGGAGCCGGGTGCGGCGCCGCGCGGTCCCCGCAAGGAGTGGCTCGGCTTCGTCAAGTCGACGCAGGCCCAGATGCAGATCAACCGCTACTTCTCCGAGGAGAACGCCCCGGGGATCAGCATCGCCGACAAGGTCCGGCTGGGCCGCGCGACGATCGGCCTGACGCTGCGCAAGCACGAC